A section of the Lepus europaeus isolate LE1 chromosome 19, mLepTim1.pri, whole genome shotgun sequence genome encodes:
- the CFAP20 gene encoding cilia- and flagella-associated protein 20 isoform X2: MAPWIEVRNGHIKRITDNDIQSLVLEIEGTNVSTTYITCPADPKKTLGIKLPFLVMIIKNLKKYFTFEVQVLDDKNVRRRFRASNYQSTTRVKPFICTMPMRLDDGWNQIQFNLSDFTRRAYGTNYIETLRVQIHANCRIRRVYFSDRLYSEDELPAEFKLYLPVQNKAKQ; the protein is encoded by the exons ATGGCACCCTGGATAGAG GTGCGAAATGGCCACATCAAAAGGATCACTGATAACGACATCCAGTCCCTGGTGCTGGAGATTGAAGGGACAAATGTCAG CACCACTTATATCACATGCCCTGCAGACCCTAAGAAGACACTGGGAATTAAACTTCCTTTCCTTGTCATGATTATCAAGAACCTGAAGAAATATTTCACCTTTGAAGTTCAG GTGCTAGATGACAAGAATGTGCGCCGGCGGTTTCGGGCGAGTAACTACCAGAGCACCACCCGGGTGAAGCCCTTCATCTGCACCATGCCCATGCGGCTGGACGACGGCTGGAACCAGATCCAGTTCAACTTGTCCGATTTCACCCGGCGAGCCTATGGCACGAATTACATCGAGACGCTGAGGGTGCAG ATCCACGCCAACTGTCGCATCCGGCGGGTCTACTTCTCCGACAGGCTGTACTCAGAAGATGAGCTGCCAGCAGAGTTCAAACTATATCTTCCAGTGCAGAACAAGGCAAAG CAATAA